CAGCCGGGAGCTGCGGGCGAGCGCGCTCCTGCAGGAGAAGGCGCGGTCGCTGCCTAACTTCGAGATAATGACGAGCATGCAGGTCACGGAGTTCAAGGGACATTCGCGAGTGAGGGCGGTGTACGCCAAGGACCTCAAGAGCGGGGAGGTTCGCGAATTCCACCCTGACGCCGTCTTCGTGTTCATCGGCCAGAGCCCGAACAGCGGTTGGCTGGCCGGGTCGCTCGACCTGGACGCTGCCGGGTTCATCGTGACGAGCGACACTTTCGAGACCTCGCTCCCGGGCGTGTTCGCGGCGGGGGACGTGCGCGATGGGAGCACGAAGCAGTTGGCCAGCGCCGTCGGCGAAGGCACGACGGCGCTGCTCATGGTGCGAAACTACCTGCGCAAGCTTGGCGACCTGGGACGTCACGACATCGAGGCGGGCTGAGGCGCGCGGATGGATGCGCTACGCCAGGACGCAAGGAAGGAGCACATGGAGCGTGCCGGGATGACACCTGCGGGCCTGGAGATCGAGCCCTTCGGCCGGGAGCACTGGGCCGAGGCGGCCGTCGTGCTCGCGCGAGCCCATGCCGCGGACCGCGTGCGCGAACCGATGCTGCCGGCCCGCTACGAGGACCCGGAGGCGGCTTATGGGCTCGTCGAGAGGACGTGCGGACCGGCGGTGGGCGTGGTCGCCTCTCGCGGCGGGCGGGTGGTGGGATACCTGGTAGCGTCGTTCTCGAACGAGACGATGGAGAACGTCGCCGAGGTCTCGACCACGATGGCCGCCGTGCTCCCGTCCGAGGGCGCGGAGACCTGGCGGTGGATGTACGCCGCGGCCGCAACCCGGTGGCTGGAACGCGGTTGCTTCGTGCACTACGTCCAGGTCCCCTCCACGGACGACGTGGCGGTCGGCGCCTGGTTCTCCCTGGGCTTCGGGCAGTACTCGGTATACAACTGGCGGGCAGCGTCCCCCGTCCGCGGCCCCGAGGCCGAGGTGGTGATCCGCCAGGTCGGCCTGGAGGCCTTCGAGGAGGTCTGGACGCTGCGGGCCGGCCTGCGCCGGTACAATGCCACCGCGCCGATACTTCACCCGCGGATCGAGCGCCTGGGCCCGGCAGCGGAGCGCGCCCGGGAGACCACGCGCGCCAGCATGGCGGAGGGCAGAAACGCTTACTTCGTGGCCCGGCAGGAGGGGCAGCCAGTAGGTCTGATGATCTTCACGCCTCCGGGCCCTGACGACCGTCTGACGCCCGATGGCTCCGTCTACCTGTGGATCGCTTTCGTAGACGAGGCGGCGCGGGCGGGCGGCATTGGGGCGGCGATGGTGAACCGCGGCCTCGCCTGGGCGCGCGAGCAGGGCTACGAGGTGTGCACCGTCGGCTACTTCTCGCCGAACCTGCTCGGCGCGCGGTTCTGGCAGAGCAAAGGGTTCATGCCGCTCGGGTATACGCTCGAGCGCCGCATCGACCCGAGGATTGCCTGGGCGAAGGACTAAACGCCGGCAGGCCGGGCCTGTCTGTTCGTCCGGGGCGCGAGCATGGCCTCCGCAGGCGTCAGGTCCCTGCCGGCGGCTTCGAAAGCGCCTCCAGCCGGTCCAGCCGGTCGCGTAAGGAGCGGTTCTCCTCGGCCAGCTTGTCGACCTCCTCGCGCAGCTTCTTGAGCTCGTCGCCCTTGTCCTGACCGGCCTTGATCTTCGCGATCGCGTCGCGGGCGCTACGGATGACCCGCCCGTCGACCTCGCGTTCGACCGCGCGCTCGAGGTGAGGGATGGCGCGGGCGTCCTTGACCTCGGCGAGGGCTTCGATGGCGCTGACCTGGACGCGGAACCAGCCGTCGGCGATGAGCTCGCAGAGCCTGTCGAGGACGTCGCCCTTCTGGCTTTCCGGCACGAACTCCGCGAACTTCCCCAGGGCGGACGCCGCGGCCGCGCGCACGGAATGGTGTTTCCCCCACCGTGTCCACTCGAGCGCGATGGGCAGAGCCTGCGGGTCCCGCAGCTCCGCCAGGCCGGACATGACGCTGCTGCGGATGACTTCGTTCTGAGAGTCCTTGCCAAGGGCGTGCTGCAGGGCGGCCAGCGCGCCGGGCTGGCGCGTTTTACCGATGGCAGCCGCGGCGGCAGCTTCGACGTAGTAGCTCTCGTCACCCTCGTAGAGGACGCGCTCGAGAGCGCGGGCGGCGCGCTCGTCGCGGAACTCGCCCAAGGCGCTCATGACCGCGCGGCGCGCGCGCGGGTTCGGGAGGCCGACGCCGGTGAGGAGCTCCTCTAGGGCCAAGGATGTCCTTATCGAACCCAGCGCCTTCGCCGCCTCGGCCTGGACGGCGAAGAAGGGGTCTTCGCGCAGCGCCGCACCGAGGGCGCGGATCGCTTCGACATCCCCTTTCTTGCCCAGGGCGCGGGCGGCGGCGATGCGCCCGAGTACGTCGTCATCCCGGGCAAGCTGCTCGCGCAGCATCTCGGCGGGACGCTGGAAGTCCATGGTCTTGAGGATGTGTCCGCCGGGATCGACGCGCGCGAGCTTCGGCTTCGAGGTCAGGGGGAAGTGGAACGCTTGCTCCCGCTGCGCCAGCTCGATGCGGAAGGCGGTGCGCTCTCCCGATTCGCTGGTAAAGTCCACGGTCATGGGGAGGCGGAACTCGCGCGCGACGTCCTCGCCTTCCTGCGTCTGCTTGAAGGACAGCCTGGCCGCCTTCGACTCCTCGTCCCAGGAATACTCAGCCTTCAGTTCCGGGTGGCCGGCGCCGTAGACCCACTGGTCGAAGAACCAGTCCAGGTTGCGTCCCGTCGCCGTCTCGATCGCCTTCTGGAGGTCCGGGGTGGTGACGTTGCGGCTGCGGTTGGTGGCGACGTAGAGCCGCACAGACTTCCAGAAGAGGTCTTCCCCCAACTCGTGCCGGAGCATGTCGAGGACGACAGCGCCCTTTTCGTACAGGTGGCGGTCGAAGAGGTCAATCGGGTAGTTGTAGACGTTTGTGACGATTGGCCGCCGGTAGCGTGAGGAGGCCTCGGTCAGGTAACTGTCGACCTCCTGCTGGAGGTAGTAGCGGTACCAATCGGTGCCGCGCTGGTGCTCGTGCCAGAGCAGCTCACAGAAGGTGGCGAAGCCCTCGTTCAGCCAGCCGTGCGACCAGTCGCGGCAGGTGAGCAAGTCCCCGAACCACTGGTGGGCCAGCTCGTGGGCGATGAGGTAGTCAGGGTCCTGGTCAAGCCGGGCGCGCGCGTCATAGAGGATGTTCTCCGTGACGGTAGTCGCGCTTACGTTCTCCATGCCGCCGAAAATGAAGTCCTGCACGACCACCTGGGCGTACTTGGCGTAGGGATAGCGGACGCCCGTCTTCTCGGAGAAGAGCCGCATCATCTCGGGCGTGTTTTTGAAGACCTCCCGACCGTCGGCCTCGCGGCCGGGCGGCACGTAGTAGGTAATGGGTATGCCGTCCCACTCGTCCCTGACTTCGCCGAACTGGCCGGCGACGACGCTGGTCAGGTAAGTGACGTGGGGCACGTCCTGGCGCCAGTGGAAGGTGCGAGTGCCGTCCGGGTTCTGGTCAACGCCGGTGAGCTCGCCGATGGCGATTACGGTGTTGGGCTCCTTGACGGTGACGTGCAGTTCGCTGGTCGCCAGGTCATTCGTGAAGTCGTAGCAGGGGAACCAGTGCTTGCTGTCCTCGTCCTGGCCCTGGGTCCAGGCTTCGAGGCGCTTGTGGGGGTAGGCCTCGTCCGGCCGGATGAAGTAGAGGCCCCGTCGCGGGTTCTCGCCCCGGAACTCGACCGTGACGCTGAGGTCCTCCCCGG
Above is a genomic segment from Dehalococcoidia bacterium containing:
- a CDS encoding GNAT family N-acetyltransferase codes for the protein MTPAGLEIEPFGREHWAEAAVVLARAHAADRVREPMLPARYEDPEAAYGLVERTCGPAVGVVASRGGRVVGYLVASFSNETMENVAEVSTTMAAVLPSEGAETWRWMYAAAATRWLERGCFVHYVQVPSTDDVAVGAWFSLGFGQYSVYNWRAASPVRGPEAEVVIRQVGLEAFEEVWTLRAGLRRYNATAPILHPRIERLGPAAERARETTRASMAEGRNAYFVARQEGQPVGLMIFTPPGPDDRLTPDGSVYLWIAFVDEAARAGGIGAAMVNRGLAWAREQGYEVCTVGYFSPNLLGARFWQSKGFMPLGYTLERRIDPRIAWAKD
- a CDS encoding DUF3458 domain-containing protein encodes the protein MTDLIEAGVACRAHGLLSARADGRFPLPGDKPRYPRDRAVDIKHMRLDVALDLAEARIEGSVTHTFAPINDGLRRFDLDAVGLEIRRVSLGGERDLSFSLSEGRLRIDLDSPRKAGEDLSVTVEFRGENPRRGLYFIRPDEAYPHKRLEAWTQGQDEDSKHWFPCYDFTNDLATSELHVTVKEPNTVIAIGELTGVDQNPDGTRTFHWRQDVPHVTYLTSVVAGQFGEVRDEWDGIPITYYVPPGREADGREVFKNTPEMMRLFSEKTGVRYPYAKYAQVVVQDFIFGGMENVSATTVTENILYDARARLDQDPDYLIAHELAHQWFGDLLTCRDWSHGWLNEGFATFCELLWHEHQRGTDWYRYYLQQEVDSYLTEASSRYRRPIVTNVYNYPIDLFDRHLYEKGAVVLDMLRHELGEDLFWKSVRLYVATNRSRNVTTPDLQKAIETATGRNLDWFFDQWVYGAGHPELKAEYSWDEESKAARLSFKQTQEGEDVAREFRLPMTVDFTSESGERTAFRIELAQREQAFHFPLTSKPKLARVDPGGHILKTMDFQRPAEMLREQLARDDDVLGRIAAARALGKKGDVEAIRALGAALREDPFFAVQAEAAKALGSIRTSLALEELLTGVGLPNPRARRAVMSALGEFRDERAARALERVLYEGDESYYVEAAAAAAIGKTRQPGALAALQHALGKDSQNEVIRSSVMSGLAELRDPQALPIALEWTRWGKHHSVRAAAASALGKFAEFVPESQKGDVLDRLCELIADGWFRVQVSAIEALAEVKDARAIPHLERAVEREVDGRVIRSARDAIAKIKAGQDKGDELKKLREEVDKLAEENRSLRDRLDRLEALSKPPAGT